A single region of the Undibacterium piscinae genome encodes:
- a CDS encoding DUF484 family protein codes for MNSNDIAEYLSNNPHFFEEHVELLAKVKLSSPIMGRTISLQERQMEVVREKHKVLELRLSELMRLAQENDAITSKFQLWTRSLLLARNDVDLPHVLTQGLQDIFSLPYATLRLWDVDEDFTHTWFAQPSTDDVQLFAKGLNAPFCGQNQDFEAATWIEADAPILSLAMLPLRLSANGTTFGLLVLGSPDPARFTKEMATDFLAKIADTSSAALSCMIK; via the coding sequence ATGAATTCCAATGACATTGCCGAGTACCTGAGCAATAACCCGCATTTTTTTGAAGAACATGTAGAACTGCTGGCAAAAGTAAAACTCAGTAGCCCTATCATGGGTCGCACCATTTCGCTGCAAGAAAGGCAAATGGAAGTAGTCCGCGAAAAGCACAAAGTCCTGGAATTACGCCTTTCGGAATTAATGCGACTGGCGCAGGAAAATGACGCTATCACCTCCAAATTCCAGCTATGGACACGTTCACTGCTATTAGCGCGCAATGACGTCGATTTGCCACATGTACTGACGCAAGGCTTGCAGGATATTTTTTCCTTGCCTTACGCCACACTCAGGTTATGGGATGTCGATGAAGATTTCACGCATACCTGGTTCGCCCAGCCAAGCACAGATGACGTGCAGTTGTTTGCGAAAGGCTTGAATGCACCGTTTTGCGGCCAAAATCAGGATTTTGAAGCCGCTACATGGATAGAGGCAGATGCGCCGATACTCTCATTGGCGATGCTGCCTTTACGCTTATCCGCCAACGGCACTACCTTTGGTTTATTGGTACTTGGTTCACCAGACCCGGCCCGCTTCACCAAAGAGATGGCGACAGATTTTCTGGCAAAAATCGCCGATACCAGCAGTGCCGCACTGAGCTGCATGATCAAATAA
- a CDS encoding transcriptional repressor, translating into MKTSRINSIAADISPTGRQLAESMLRQAQVRVTDARLSVLEVLLETHSALSHLEIQDALQELDRVTLYRALDCLTDAGLAHKITGDDRIFRYSTGNEKLAVNAPRGVQHQHAHFKCSLCSRVFCLDDEQPVSSLKEQLQATLQTTLAKGFQNHDIELTIKGWCADCSK; encoded by the coding sequence ATGAAAACCAGCCGCATCAATAGCATCGCTGCCGATATTTCGCCGACCGGGCGGCAACTCGCGGAAAGCATGCTGCGTCAGGCGCAAGTGCGCGTGACCGATGCCCGGCTTAGCGTACTTGAGGTACTGCTAGAAACTCACAGTGCGCTTTCGCATCTGGAGATACAAGATGCCTTACAGGAATTGGATCGCGTAACGCTGTACCGCGCCCTCGATTGCCTGACCGATGCCGGTCTGGCTCACAAGATCACCGGTGATGACAGGATATTTCGATACAGTACCGGCAATGAAAAACTAGCGGTCAATGCACCGCGCGGCGTACAGCATCAGCATGCGCATTTCAAGTGCAGCCTTTGCTCCAGGGTATTTTGCCTTGATGATGAACAACCGGTAAGCTCACTTAAAGAGCAGTTACAGGCCACGCTGCAAACTACCCTAGCCAAGGGTTTTCAGAATCACGACATAGAACTCACCATCAAAGGCTGGTGCGCAGATTGCTCCAAGTAA
- a CDS encoding GTP-binding protein encodes MALIPTTILTGFLGSGKTTLLNRILQENHGYKIAVIENEFGEENIDNEILLQDSNEQIIEMNNGCICCTVRGDLIIALSKLIQQKHEGKIDFDRVVIETTGLANPGPVAQTFFVDEEVGMYYMLDAVVTVVDARHAMQTLDEHEEAQRQVGFADKILLSKTDLVDATQIAALRQRLSRMNPRATISTMDFGKIAIAEVLDLKGFNLNAKLELDPDFLLAEETHAHNHEHHGCDDQCTHEHHSHGDAHEQNHHHARHSDDIAAFVFKSTQAFHTAKLDEFLGGLVQVFGPRMLRYKGVLLMEGADRKVIFQGVHQIMGTDVGAKWAEGELRESKMVFIGKNLPKDVFIQGLNLCLV; translated from the coding sequence ATGGCTCTGATACCAACCACCATTCTGACCGGATTTTTAGGCTCAGGTAAAACCACACTTCTCAATCGTATCCTCCAAGAAAATCATGGCTACAAGATTGCCGTGATAGAAAATGAATTTGGCGAGGAAAACATCGACAATGAAATTTTGCTACAGGATAGTAACGAGCAGATCATAGAGATGAATAATGGCTGCATCTGCTGCACCGTGCGTGGTGATCTGATCATTGCGCTAAGCAAGCTGATACAGCAAAAACACGAGGGCAAAATTGATTTTGACCGTGTCGTCATAGAAACCACAGGGCTCGCCAATCCCGGCCCGGTCGCGCAGACCTTCTTTGTTGATGAAGAAGTGGGCATGTACTACATGCTAGACGCCGTAGTGACGGTAGTCGATGCGCGCCACGCAATGCAAACCTTGGATGAGCATGAAGAAGCGCAAAGACAAGTCGGGTTTGCCGACAAAATTTTGCTTTCCAAAACCGATCTGGTAGACGCCACGCAAATTGCTGCCTTGCGCCAACGCTTAAGCCGCATGAATCCGCGCGCCACTATCAGCACCATGGATTTTGGGAAAATTGCGATTGCCGAAGTGCTGGACCTAAAAGGTTTCAATCTCAATGCCAAACTGGAACTGGATCCAGACTTCTTGCTGGCCGAAGAAACGCATGCGCACAATCATGAGCATCACGGCTGCGATGACCAATGCACGCATGAACACCATAGTCACGGAGACGCACATGAACAGAATCACCATCATGCCCGGCACTCCGATGATATCGCCGCTTTTGTGTTTAAAAGTACACAAGCATTCCATACCGCTAAACTCGACGAGTTTTTGGGTGGACTGGTACAAGTATTCGGCCCGCGCATGTTGCGCTATAAGGGTGTACTGCTGATGGAAGGCGCTGATCGCAAGGTAATCTTCCAAGGGGTACATCAGATTATGGGCACTGATGTAGGCGCAAAGTGGGCGGAAGGCGAATTACGCGAAAGCAAAATGGTATTTATTGGCAAAAATTTACCAAAAGATGTTTTTATTCAAGGTTTAAACCTATGTTTGGTATAA
- the dksA gene encoding RNA polymerase-binding protein DksA, translating to MATKSPKSTATVSAPAALLTEEEILAMGEQDYMNDAQLAFFKARLQQLEKDLLKNADETTEHLRETVLVPDPADRATIEEEHSLELRTRDRERKLLKKVQQSIASIDAGDYGWCEETGEPIGVPRLVARPTASLSLEAQQRREMKQKLYGD from the coding sequence GTGGCAACTAAATCACCTAAATCGACTGCTACAGTCAGTGCACCCGCAGCCCTACTCACCGAAGAAGAAATTCTGGCCATGGGTGAGCAGGACTATATGAACGACGCCCAATTGGCATTTTTTAAAGCTCGTTTACAACAGCTTGAAAAAGATTTGCTTAAGAACGCCGACGAAACAACCGAGCATCTGCGTGAGACGGTATTGGTACCTGATCCGGCTGATCGTGCCACGATAGAGGAAGAGCATTCCCTGGAATTGCGCACCCGTGATCGTGAACGTAAGTTGCTGAAAAAAGTTCAGCAATCAATCGCCAGCATTGATGCAGGTGACTACGGCTGGTGCGAAGAAACCGGTGAACCTATCGGTGTTCCACGTCTGGTAGCGCGTCCGACTGCAAGTTTGTCGCTGGAAGCGCAGCAAAGACGTGAAATGAAGCAAAAGCTGTACGGCGACTGA
- the hslV gene encoding ATP-dependent protease subunit HslV, translated as MEQFHGTTILTVRRGNLVALGGDGQVTLGNIVMKGTARKVRKLYHNKVLAGFAGGTADAFTLIERFEAKLEKHQGNLMRASVELAKDWRTDRMLRRLEAMLLVADRDTTLIITGNGDVLEPNDGIGAIGSGGTFAQSAAIALFQNTDMPAIDIVKKSLTIAGELCIYTNLSHTIETLE; from the coding sequence ATGGAACAATTTCACGGCACCACCATCCTGACTGTGCGACGGGGAAATCTAGTTGCGCTCGGTGGTGATGGTCAAGTCACCTTAGGCAATATTGTCATGAAGGGTACGGCACGAAAAGTACGCAAGCTGTATCACAATAAGGTACTGGCCGGTTTCGCCGGCGGCACGGCTGATGCCTTTACGCTGATAGAACGTTTTGAAGCAAAATTAGAGAAGCATCAAGGAAACCTGATGCGCGCCTCGGTAGAATTGGCCAAGGACTGGCGCACTGACCGCATGTTGCGCAGATTAGAGGCCATGTTATTGGTGGCTGATCGTGATACGACACTGATCATTACCGGCAACGGGGATGTACTGGAGCCAAATGACGGCATCGGTGCGATAGGTTCTGGCGGTACGTTTGCCCAATCGGCAGCGATCGCCCTGTTTCAAAATACCGATATGCCAGCCATCGATATCGTGAAGAAATCACTGACCATCGCCGGCGAACTGTGCATTTACACAAATTTGTCACACACCATAGAAACACTGGAATAA
- the hslU gene encoding ATP-dependent protease ATPase subunit HslU: MNMTPQEIVSELDKHVVGQDKAKRAVAIALRNRWRRQQVPDPLRQEITPKNILMIGPTGVGKTEIARRLAKLADAPFIKIEATKFTEVGYVGRDVDTIIRDLVDIGIKQTREAATRKVRSRAEDAAEDRILDILLPPARDFGITASTDISATTTASAEADHGGNTTRQTFRKRLREGLMDDKEIEIEVAEAGPQMEIMAPPGMEEMTEQIKSMFSGIGNARKKSRKLKIKEAMKLLIEEEAAKLVNEDELKQEAIRNVEQNGIVFLDEIDKIASRSESGGAEVSRAGVQRDLLPLVEGTTVNTKYGMIKTDHILFIASGAFHLAKPSDLIPELQGRFPIRVELESLSIADFERILTGTDACLTRQYEALLATEEVKIDFTQEGVQRLAGIAYAVNETTENIGARRLYTVMEKLLEEISFDAHQNSGKTVVIDAAYVDQRLQALSVDEDLSRYVL, encoded by the coding sequence ATGAACATGACGCCCCAGGAAATCGTTTCCGAACTAGATAAGCATGTAGTTGGACAGGATAAGGCCAAACGTGCGGTAGCAATCGCCTTGCGCAACCGTTGGCGCCGGCAGCAGGTTCCTGATCCGCTGCGCCAGGAAATCACTCCAAAAAACATTCTGATGATAGGTCCTACCGGGGTAGGCAAGACCGAAATCGCCCGTCGCCTGGCAAAACTGGCGGACGCCCCCTTCATCAAGATAGAAGCCACCAAGTTTACCGAAGTAGGCTATGTCGGCCGCGATGTTGATACCATCATCCGTGATCTGGTCGATATCGGCATCAAGCAAACCCGCGAAGCCGCTACCCGTAAAGTGCGTAGCCGCGCCGAAGATGCTGCCGAAGACAGGATTTTGGATATCTTGCTGCCGCCGGCGCGCGATTTCGGCATCACCGCAAGTACGGATATCAGCGCTACAACAACAGCGTCAGCCGAAGCCGATCACGGTGGTAACACGACACGGCAAACTTTCCGCAAACGCTTGCGGGAAGGCCTGATGGACGACAAGGAAATTGAAATTGAAGTGGCCGAAGCCGGCCCGCAAATGGAAATCATGGCACCGCCCGGCATGGAAGAAATGACCGAGCAGATAAAATCCATGTTCTCCGGCATCGGCAACGCCCGGAAAAAATCACGCAAGCTGAAAATCAAAGAGGCGATGAAGCTGTTGATTGAGGAAGAAGCCGCCAAACTGGTCAATGAAGACGAACTCAAGCAAGAGGCGATCCGCAATGTCGAACAAAACGGCATCGTCTTTTTAGATGAAATTGACAAGATTGCCTCGCGCTCGGAAAGCGGTGGTGCGGAAGTCTCGCGTGCCGGCGTGCAAAGGGATTTGCTACCGCTGGTAGAAGGCACTACGGTCAATACCAAATACGGCATGATCAAGACGGATCACATCCTGTTTATCGCTTCCGGTGCCTTCCATTTGGCGAAGCCATCAGACTTGATACCTGAACTGCAAGGACGTTTTCCTATCCGGGTAGAACTTGAATCCCTGTCGATCGCCGATTTTGAACGGATACTGACCGGTACCGATGCCTGCCTGACGCGCCAATACGAAGCCCTGCTGGCGACCGAAGAGGTGAAAATTGATTTTACCCAGGAAGGGGTGCAGCGTCTGGCCGGAATAGCCTATGCCGTCAACGAAACGACAGAGAATATCGGGGCACGTCGTCTCTACACGGTAATGGAAAAATTACTCGAAGAGATCTCTTTCGATGCTCATCAGAATTCCGGCAAGACCGTCGTAATTGACGCAGCCTACGTTGACCAGAGATTGCAGGCCTTATCAGTCGATGAAGATTTATCGCGCTATGTATTGTAA
- a CDS encoding NAD(P)-dependent glycerol-3-phosphate dehydrogenase: protein MKITILGAGAWGTALALSLASKNEVVLWGRNPEMMQRMQTERSNQDYLPGFSLPPSIQASADFDLALRHVQDQGLLIIGTSVSGLRPTLQQCRPYGIKQIVWLCKGFEEGSQLLPHQVVREVLGEQVLAGALSGPSFAQEVARGLPCALTIASASAALCQQVVTALHGNAMRVYSSDDVVGVEVGGAVKNILAIATGIADGLGLGLNARAALMTRGLAEISRLSCALGGRNETLMGLTGVGDLILTCTGDLSRNRKVGLALAQGKSLATIVEELGHVAEGVRCAQAVKTLAASLAVEMPITDAVAGVLFDGVSAPQMIERLLARDAKQELH from the coding sequence ATGAAAATTACGATACTTGGTGCAGGTGCCTGGGGCACGGCATTGGCACTTTCTCTGGCATCCAAAAATGAGGTGGTTTTGTGGGGGCGCAATCCCGAAATGATGCAGCGTATGCAGACGGAGCGCAGCAATCAGGATTACCTGCCAGGCTTTAGCTTACCGCCTTCGATACAGGCGAGTGCCGATTTTGATCTGGCCTTGCGCCATGTACAGGATCAAGGCTTGCTAATTATTGGCACTTCGGTGTCCGGACTGCGCCCGACACTGCAGCAGTGCCGGCCTTATGGGATCAAACAGATCGTCTGGCTGTGTAAGGGTTTTGAAGAGGGTAGTCAGTTATTACCGCATCAGGTAGTAAGGGAAGTGTTGGGCGAGCAGGTGTTGGCAGGTGCGCTTTCCGGTCCCTCGTTTGCGCAGGAAGTGGCGCGCGGTTTGCCTTGTGCATTGACTATCGCGTCGGCTTCCGCTGCGCTTTGCCAGCAGGTCGTGACAGCGCTGCATGGCAATGCGATGCGCGTGTATTCCAGCGATGATGTGGTAGGTGTCGAAGTTGGCGGTGCCGTCAAAAATATTCTGGCGATCGCTACCGGTATCGCAGACGGCCTTGGTTTGGGCCTCAATGCCCGTGCCGCCCTGATGACGCGCGGTCTGGCCGAGATCAGCCGGCTTAGTTGTGCGCTCGGCGGCCGTAATGAAACCTTGATGGGCTTGACCGGGGTAGGCGATCTGATACTCACCTGTACCGGCGACTTGTCACGTAACCGTAAAGTCGGGTTGGCGCTGGCACAGGGCAAGTCACTGGCGACGATAGTCGAGGAATTAGGGCATGTAGCGGAAGGGGTGCGTTGCGCGCAAGCCGTAAAAACCCTGGCGGCTAGTCTGGCGGTGGAGATGCCGATTACCGATGCGGTGGCGGGCGTCTTATTCGACGGTGTTTCTGCACCGCAGATGATAGAGCGTTTGCTGGCGCGTGATGCCAAGCAGGAACTTCACTAA
- a CDS encoding SH3 domain-containing protein, whose product MPRLSPLVFVTLSLLGGLAHALEFKAVGASPVILYDAPSAKGSKLYVAPRGMPVEVILTYGTWSKVRDVSGDLSWVESKELVARRNVIVRVANAKVRVAADESSSLVFSADKNVLLEMAEPVSGGWLKVKHKDGQLGYVKVSEVWGI is encoded by the coding sequence ATGCCTCGTCTTTCCCCTCTGGTTTTTGTTACTCTGAGCTTGCTTGGCGGACTGGCGCATGCGCTGGAATTCAAGGCGGTAGGCGCATCCCCCGTGATTTTGTATGATGCGCCTTCGGCTAAAGGCAGTAAGTTATATGTCGCCCCGCGCGGCATGCCGGTTGAGGTGATACTCACTTACGGTACCTGGAGTAAGGTACGTGACGTGAGCGGTGATCTGAGCTGGGTCGAATCGAAGGAACTGGTGGCCAGACGCAATGTCATCGTCCGGGTGGCCAATGCCAAGGTGCGCGTCGCAGCCGATGAGTCTTCTTCCTTGGTATTTAGCGCAGACAAAAACGTTTTATTGGAAATGGCTGAGCCGGTGTCTGGTGGTTGGCTCAAGGTCAAGCACAAGGACGGTCAGCTTGGTTACGTCAAGGTCTCTGAAGTCTGGGGTATCTAA
- the grxC gene encoding glutaredoxin 3 — translation MSVQVVMYSTAVCPYCTMAERLLKSKGVAEIEKIRVDLDPEVREAMMQKTGRRTVPQIYIGETHVGGFDDLSALDRAGKLDALLNPA, via the coding sequence ATGAGTGTACAAGTTGTTATGTATAGCACCGCTGTTTGCCCTTATTGCACAATGGCGGAGCGTTTGTTGAAGTCTAAGGGCGTGGCAGAAATAGAGAAAATCAGGGTAGATCTGGATCCTGAGGTTCGCGAGGCGATGATGCAAAAGACCGGTCGCCGTACCGTGCCGCAAATTTACATAGGCGAGACTCATGTGGGAGGCTTTGACGATTTGTCGGCGCTCGATAGGGCCGGCAAGCTCGACGCTTTGCTTAACCCCGCATAA
- the gpmA gene encoding 2,3-diphosphoglycerate-dependent phosphoglycerate mutase, producing MYKIVLMRHGESTWNLDNRFTGWTDVDLTEKGVAEAREAGKLLKEAGFSFDLAYTSVLKRAIRTLWGTLDEMDLMWLPVINDWRLNERHYGALQGLNKAETAAQYGDEQVLVWRRSYDTPPNPLAADDVRTSYNDPRYAGLQRSQIPLTECLKDTVERVIPAWNDSIAPAIRAGKRIIISAHGNSLRALIKMLDGISDADIVNLNIPNGRPLVYELDADLKPITHYYLGDQEAIAAALQAVASQGKAK from the coding sequence ATGTACAAAATCGTTTTAATGCGCCACGGCGAATCCACCTGGAACCTAGACAACCGATTCACAGGCTGGACCGATGTCGACCTGACCGAAAAAGGCGTTGCCGAAGCGCGCGAAGCCGGCAAACTGCTGAAGGAGGCGGGTTTCAGCTTTGACCTGGCCTACACTTCGGTACTCAAACGGGCGATCCGCACGCTGTGGGGCACACTCGATGAAATGGATCTGATGTGGCTGCCGGTCATCAATGACTGGCGCCTCAATGAGCGCCACTACGGTGCGCTGCAAGGTTTGAATAAGGCGGAAACTGCCGCCCAGTATGGTGATGAGCAGGTATTGGTATGGCGCCGCAGCTACGACACGCCGCCTAACCCTCTGGCGGCAGACGATGTCCGTACCTCGTATAACGATCCGCGCTATGCGGGTTTGCAACGTTCGCAAATTCCATTGACGGAATGCCTGAAAGATACGGTAGAACGCGTGATCCCGGCATGGAATGACTCTATCGCACCGGCAATTCGCGCCGGCAAGCGCATCATCATTTCCGCGCACGGCAATAGCCTGCGCGCCCTGATCAAGATGCTCGATGGCATCAGTGACGCTGATATCGTCAACCTGAACATCCCTAACGGCCGGCCGCTGGTATATGAACTCGACGCCGATCTGAAACCAATCACGCATTACTACCTTGGCGACCAGGAAGCGATTGCCGCCGCCCTGCAAGCGGTTGCCAGCCAGGGAAAAGCCAAATAA
- a CDS encoding peptidoglycan DD-metalloendopeptidase family protein: MEAERAELQQKLKALKTDINKTESAKDKASDALEDSEQAISDANRSLRELQAEQNQTTDKLSQLKEQQAQLSLKVEKQKKQLSDFLRRQYMRGDSDRIKLLLSGDNPNRINRELQYMSYVSQTQAKMIAGLRSSLAAIEINTQEAQDAKDDLDDIAREEREHKALLETEKKRRATLLTQLADKLHAQKKEADNLQKNEQRLTSLVSRLNQIMEEQAKADLAKAAQVEKQRQEKLAAEKARQEKEKQNAQQTKPNGKSGKINNRNTIDADEPPAKVAMKVDATPVATGNDGSEFRSLKGSLRLPVKGELIAKFGSKRGDGPSWKGLFIKATEGAEIKAIAAGKVVFAEWLRGFGNMIIVDHGGQYLSLYSNNQAVFKRAGDSVRTGDVIASAGNSGGNEESGLYFELRHQGRVFDPLSWVGK; this comes from the coding sequence GTGGAAGCCGAGCGCGCCGAATTACAGCAAAAACTCAAAGCGCTGAAAACCGACATCAACAAGACCGAGTCGGCGAAAGATAAGGCCAGCGATGCCCTCGAGGACTCCGAACAAGCCATTTCGGACGCCAATCGTTCCTTACGCGAATTGCAGGCCGAGCAAAATCAAACCACCGACAAACTAAGCCAGCTAAAAGAGCAGCAAGCGCAATTAAGCCTCAAGGTCGAGAAGCAGAAAAAACAATTATCGGATTTTTTACGTCGTCAATACATGCGCGGCGATAGTGACCGCATTAAATTGCTGCTATCGGGTGATAATCCGAACCGCATCAACCGCGAGTTGCAATACATGAGCTACGTCTCCCAGACGCAGGCCAAAATGATTGCCGGACTGCGTTCCAGTCTGGCGGCCATAGAAATAAACACGCAGGAAGCGCAAGACGCCAAAGATGACCTGGATGACATTGCCCGGGAAGAGCGCGAACACAAAGCCCTGCTGGAGACCGAGAAGAAACGCCGCGCCACTTTACTGACGCAACTGGCCGACAAGCTGCATGCGCAAAAAAAAGAAGCGGATAACCTACAAAAAAATGAACAAAGATTAACTAGCCTGGTCTCACGCTTGAATCAGATTATGGAAGAGCAGGCAAAAGCCGATCTTGCCAAAGCGGCGCAAGTGGAAAAACAGCGCCAGGAAAAACTGGCTGCGGAAAAAGCCCGCCAAGAAAAAGAAAAACAGAACGCCCAACAAACCAAGCCCAACGGAAAATCAGGCAAGATCAACAATCGTAATACGATTGACGCCGATGAACCGCCGGCTAAAGTGGCAATGAAAGTGGACGCGACTCCGGTTGCCACCGGCAATGACGGCAGTGAATTTAGAAGCCTCAAAGGCAGCCTGCGTTTGCCGGTAAAAGGTGAACTGATTGCCAAATTTGGCAGTAAGCGCGGTGACGGGCCAAGCTGGAAAGGCCTGTTCATCAAAGCGACTGAAGGTGCTGAAATCAAGGCGATTGCTGCCGGAAAAGTGGTTTTTGCCGAGTGGCTGCGCGGATTCGGCAATATGATCATCGTCGATCACGGTGGCCAGTACCTAAGCTTGTACAGCAATAATCAGGCGGTATTCAAGCGTGCAGGTGACAGCGTCAGAACCGGTGACGTAATTGCCAGCGCAGGCAATAGCGGTGGCAATGAGGAATCAGGTTTATACTTTGAGCTAAGACATCAGGGGCGGGTATTTGACCCTTTGAGCTGGGTCGGTAAATAG
- a CDS encoding S41 family peptidase produces MGSKFKNFSLISLGMVAGIAASVQFSAMAQKASGPLPIEELRQLADVFGLIKSDYVEPVEDSKLLTEAITGMVASLDPHSAYLDKKAFKELREGTEGKFVGLGIEVGMEDGYVKIISPIEDSPAYRAGIKPGDLITRLDSVPVKGLSLDEAVKKMRGEPNTKITLTIARKNEDKPIVVTVVRELIKQQSVKAKMVEPGYAWLRISQFQEPTVEDMAKKIQALYAQDPAIKGLVLDLRNDPGGVLPGAIGVSAAFLPKDVAVVSTNGQLADSKATFYAKREFYGTRALSDPLAKLPEAVKHVPMVVLINTGSASASEIVAGALQDYKRATILGTQSFGKGSVQTIRQISADTAVKLTTARYYTPNGRSIQAKGILPDLNVEETADGDGFNGLRTRESDLQKHLSNDKEAEQAKLKVDELEEEQRLIALAKKSKPLEYGSKDDFQLAQALNHLKGLPVKVTKPDAGKDSASDAEKDSKAEAKPDGKADDKKK; encoded by the coding sequence ATGGGTAGCAAATTCAAGAATTTCAGTTTAATCAGCCTGGGAATGGTGGCTGGTATCGCCGCCTCCGTGCAGTTTTCCGCCATGGCACAAAAAGCCAGCGGCCCCCTGCCTATAGAAGAACTACGGCAACTTGCCGACGTTTTTGGACTCATCAAATCGGATTATGTAGAACCTGTTGAAGACAGCAAATTACTCACCGAAGCCATCACCGGCATGGTTGCCTCACTAGATCCGCACTCGGCCTATCTGGACAAGAAAGCCTTCAAGGAGTTACGTGAAGGTACCGAAGGCAAGTTTGTCGGGCTAGGTATAGAAGTGGGCATGGAAGACGGCTATGTCAAAATCATTTCCCCGATTGAGGATTCGCCAGCCTACCGTGCCGGGATTAAACCCGGTGATCTGATCACGCGTCTCGATTCGGTCCCGGTAAAAGGCTTATCGCTAGATGAAGCCGTTAAAAAAATGCGCGGCGAGCCCAATACCAAGATCACGCTGACGATTGCCCGTAAAAACGAAGACAAACCTATCGTCGTGACTGTGGTACGGGAACTGATTAAGCAGCAAAGCGTCAAGGCCAAAATGGTCGAGCCTGGTTATGCATGGCTGCGTATCTCGCAATTCCAGGAACCCACGGTCGAAGACATGGCGAAAAAGATTCAAGCCCTGTATGCGCAAGACCCTGCCATCAAGGGACTGGTGCTGGATTTACGCAATGATCCGGGCGGAGTGCTGCCTGGCGCGATCGGTGTCTCTGCCGCGTTTCTGCCTAAAGATGTCGCAGTAGTCTCGACCAACGGCCAGTTGGCCGATTCCAAGGCGACGTTTTATGCCAAGCGTGAATTCTATGGTACCCGTGCGCTCAGTGACCCGCTGGCAAAATTGCCCGAAGCGGTGAAACATGTCCCTATGGTGGTATTGATCAATACCGGTTCGGCTTCCGCTTCGGAAATCGTGGCGGGCGCTTTGCAGGACTACAAGCGTGCCACTATCCTCGGCACCCAAAGTTTCGGTAAAGGTTCGGTACAGACCATACGTCAGATTTCGGCAGATACCGCAGTCAAGCTGACCACGGCGCGCTACTACACGCCAAATGGCCGCTCAATTCAGGCCAAGGGCATACTCCCCGACCTGAATGTGGAAGAAACCGCAGATGGCGATGGCTTTAATGGCTTACGTACCCGTGAATCAGATTTGCAGAAGCACCTGAGTAATGACAAGGAAGCCGAGCAAGCCAAGCTCAAGGTTGATGAACTGGAAGAAGAGCAACGTTTGATAGCGCTGGCGAAGAAAAGCAAACCGCTGGAATATGGCAGCAAGGATGATTTCCAGTTAGCGCAAGCGCTGAATCACCTGAAAGGCTTGCCGGTGAAAGTGACCAAGCCAGATGCCGGCAAAGATAGCGCTAGCGATGCTGAAAAAGACAGCAAAGCCGAAGCCAAGCCTGACGGCAAAGCGGACGATAAGAAAAAATAA
- the moeB gene encoding molybdopterin-synthase adenylyltransferase MoeB: protein MNDHQLLRYSRHILLDQIGIEGQQKITEAHALIIGAGGLGSPAAFYLASAGVGKITLVDDDKVDLTNLQRQILHTTERIGQAKVASARQTLEQINPEIEIFTVQERVQGERLEQLVQAASIVLDCCDNFTTRHAVNQACVKYGVPLVSGAAISFDGQISVFDTRDTASPCYACLFPPDQEFEETLCSTMGVFAPLVGIIGSMQAAEALKVVMGIGKPLSGRLLMLDAQSMEWTAIRVARNPACPVCGAKHQLPA from the coding sequence ATGAACGATCATCAATTGCTGCGTTACTCCCGTCATATTCTGCTCGATCAGATCGGCATAGAAGGCCAGCAAAAAATTACCGAAGCGCATGCGCTGATCATAGGTGCAGGCGGCCTCGGCTCACCGGCAGCATTTTATCTGGCCAGTGCCGGCGTGGGGAAAATAACGCTGGTCGATGATGACAAGGTTGATCTGACCAATTTGCAGCGCCAGATCCTGCACACCACAGAACGCATAGGTCAAGCCAAGGTAGCATCAGCCAGACAAACTCTGGAGCAGATCAATCCTGAAATCGAGATATTTACCGTACAGGAAAGAGTGCAAGGTGAACGACTTGAGCAACTGGTGCAAGCGGCCAGTATAGTGCTCGATTGTTGCGACAACTTCACGACCCGCCATGCGGTCAATCAGGCTTGCGTCAAGTATGGGGTACCGCTGGTCTCGGGTGCTGCCATCTCGTTTGACGGCCAGATCAGTGTATTTGATACGCGCGATACTGCCTCACCGTGTTATGCCTGCCTATTCCCGCCCGATCAAGAGTTTGAGGAAACCCTGTGCTCCACCATGGGTGTGTTTGCCCCCTTAGTGGGAATCATAGGCAGCATGCAGGCTGCCGAGGCACTCAAAGTCGTCATGGGTATAGGTAAGCCGCTGAGCGGTCGCTTGTTGATGCTCGACGCACAAAGCATGGAGTGGACAGCGATACGGGTAGCGCGCAATCCCGCCTGCCCGGTTTGCGGCGCCAAGCATCAATTGCCAGCTTAA